A single region of the Pseudalkalibacillus berkeleyi genome encodes:
- the fabF gene encoding beta-ketoacyl-ACP synthase II, with product MSKRVVITGLGTVSPLGNDTETTWSNIVNGKSGIGELTRRDKDQFPAKVAGEAREFDPEQYLDKKDARKMDRFTQFAIAASLMAVKDADLTITEENADRVGVWIGSGIGGMETYEQQFQVFMEKGQRRVSPFFVPMMIPDMASGQVSIMLGAKGINSCTVTACASGANSIGDAFKVIQRGDADIMVTGGSEAPITNMALAGFSSSKALSTNPDPSSASRPFDANRDGFVMGEGAGILVIESLESAQKRGAKIHAEIVGYGATGDAHHITQPAPGGEGGVRAMQIALNDAGLRPEDVDYLNAHGTSTDFNDKYETAAIKTVFGDYAPKLGISSTKSMTGHLLGAAGALEAVLSVKAIQDNIMPPTINYETPDPECDLDYVPNEARNAEVNVVMSNSLGFGGHNVALVFKKFSE from the coding sequence ATGAGTAAGCGAGTTGTTATCACAGGACTCGGAACAGTATCTCCTCTAGGAAACGATACAGAAACAACTTGGAGTAATATTGTTAACGGGAAATCAGGTATTGGTGAATTAACAAGAAGAGATAAAGATCAATTTCCGGCCAAAGTTGCTGGTGAGGCGAGAGAATTCGATCCAGAACAGTACTTGGATAAAAAAGATGCAAGAAAGATGGACAGATTCACGCAATTTGCAATTGCAGCATCCTTAATGGCTGTTAAGGATGCAGATTTAACAATAACCGAAGAGAATGCTGATCGAGTAGGCGTGTGGATTGGATCAGGAATCGGTGGTATGGAAACATACGAGCAACAATTCCAAGTGTTCATGGAAAAAGGGCAACGAAGAGTGAGTCCATTCTTTGTACCGATGATGATTCCTGATATGGCATCAGGTCAAGTGTCCATCATGTTAGGCGCGAAAGGTATCAACTCATGTACGGTTACCGCTTGTGCTTCAGGTGCAAACTCGATTGGTGATGCATTTAAAGTCATCCAACGTGGCGACGCGGATATAATGGTGACTGGTGGTAGTGAAGCACCAATCACGAATATGGCGCTTGCTGGATTTTCCTCTTCAAAAGCATTATCTACAAACCCGGATCCGTCATCAGCAAGTCGACCATTTGATGCAAACCGAGATGGCTTTGTGATGGGTGAAGGCGCAGGTATTCTAGTCATTGAGTCATTAGAATCTGCTCAAAAACGTGGAGCGAAAATTCATGCTGAAATTGTCGGTTATGGCGCAACAGGTGATGCTCACCATATCACACAACCAGCTCCAGGGGGAGAAGGTGGCGTTAGAGCAATGCAAATTGCGTTGAATGATGCTGGGCTTCGTCCTGAAGATGTAGATTATTTGAATGCACATGGTACGAGTACTGACTTTAACGATAAATATGAAACAGCTGCGATAAAAACTGTTTTCGGAGATTATGCTCCTAAGCTCGGTATTAGTTCTACTAAATCGATGACCGGTCATCTGTTAGGTGCAGCTGGTGCATTAGAGGCCGTGTTATCTGTTAAAGCTATTCAAGATAATATCATGCCACCAACAATTAATTATGAAACACCAGATCCTGAGTGCGACCTAGATTATGTACCTAATGAGGCGCGTAACGCCGAGGTTAATGTCGTGATGAGTAACTCACTTGGCTTCGGTGGTCATAATGTTGCACTTGTTTTCAAAAAGTTCTCCGAGTAA
- a CDS encoding YjbA family protein — protein sequence MLYLRDVWVNWFEGEENGYNVCEFHEWRKEDFIELLDQVPIIKMETTLLNYIENDLSELPNQLLEEVKNKSYIRKNNQREQIEYCFIATDGRKCMIVDTMGYKIPIRKSRMIPRQEQLVYEMAEELDPKRYSFETVEQQKKEYHILSPEPHSMHGLTRRERQLKQLLFMALDQMYTGANTAEARYWYTEWFPEKYSTIQQMSFDEAWRALYIEVCHGWTSKHQSICERLIKGQPYFEKIWELEKGTHVN from the coding sequence ATGTTGTACTTAAGAGATGTTTGGGTAAACTGGTTCGAAGGTGAAGAAAATGGCTATAATGTGTGTGAATTTCATGAATGGCGTAAAGAAGATTTTATTGAACTTCTTGACCAAGTTCCGATCATTAAAATGGAAACAACTCTGCTCAATTACATAGAAAATGACTTGAGTGAACTTCCAAACCAGTTGTTGGAGGAAGTTAAAAACAAGAGTTATATCAGAAAAAATAATCAACGAGAGCAGATTGAGTATTGTTTCATTGCGACAGATGGCCGGAAATGTATGATTGTGGATACGATGGGCTATAAAATTCCAATACGAAAAAGTCGTATGATTCCACGTCAAGAACAGCTCGTATATGAAATGGCAGAGGAATTAGATCCTAAACGGTATTCATTTGAAACTGTTGAGCAACAAAAGAAGGAGTATCATATACTTTCTCCTGAGCCACATAGTATGCATGGGTTAACGAGAAGGGAAAGACAGCTGAAACAGCTTTTGTTCATGGCACTTGATCAAATGTATACTGGAGCGAATACAGCTGAGGCAAGGTATTGGTACACGGAATGGTTTCCAGAGAAGTATTCAACAATTCAACAGATGAGTTTTGATGAAGCATGGAGAGCACTTTACATTGAAGTCTGTCATGGATGGACATCGAAACATCAATCAATTTGCGAGCGTCTTATAAAAGGACAACCTTATTTCGAGAAAATTTGGGAGCTTGAAAAAGGGACACATGTAAATTAG
- a CDS encoding type 1 glutamine amidotransferase domain-containing protein, which translates to MSKKVLMIVTNADKINEEQSTGLWLEEYATPYNLFKNQGYEIHVRSPKGGEVPLDPNSIPEEPKAEFDEAREKLKDTKPLSDEDLQGNYDAVFLPGGHGTMFDFPENTHIQKIIQNMDEANKVIGAVCHGPSGLVKVTDKNGVPIVKGKKVNGFTDEEEEEMGLVKEMPFLLETSLRDLGAEFVRGDKWTDFSVRDGNLVTGQNPMSSESTALKVIEALNEQ; encoded by the coding sequence TTGTCTAAGAAAGTGTTAATGATTGTAACAAATGCAGATAAAATAAACGAGGAACAATCCACAGGTCTTTGGTTAGAAGAGTATGCGACTCCTTACAATCTCTTCAAAAATCAAGGTTATGAAATACACGTTAGAAGTCCAAAGGGTGGCGAAGTACCGCTAGATCCAAATAGCATCCCTGAGGAACCGAAAGCAGAGTTCGATGAAGCTCGAGAAAAGTTGAAAGATACGAAGCCACTATCCGATGAAGATTTACAAGGGAACTATGATGCGGTGTTTTTACCAGGAGGACATGGAACGATGTTCGACTTCCCTGAGAACACTCATATACAGAAAATTATTCAAAACATGGATGAAGCGAATAAAGTAATTGGAGCGGTTTGCCATGGTCCTTCTGGTTTAGTCAAGGTTACAGACAAAAATGGAGTTCCAATTGTAAAAGGTAAAAAGGTCAATGGTTTTACGGATGAAGAAGAGGAAGAGATGGGACTAGTAAAAGAAATGCCATTCCTACTTGAAACGTCATTAAGAGATCTAGGAGCAGAATTTGTTCGTGGAGATAAATGGACTGACTTCTCAGTTAGAGATGGAAATCTAGTTACAGGTCAAAACCCAATGTCTAGTGAAAGTACAGCTTTGAAGGTAATTGAAGCTTTAAATGAACAATAA
- the trpS gene encoding tryptophan--tRNA ligase, producing MSVIFSGVKPTGFPTLGNYLGALKHFVTYQEENDCYFCVVNQHAITVPQDKLELRDNSRKLAALYLAIGIDPEKSTLFIQSEVPAHAKMGWIMQCISYMGELERMTQFKDKADNRVGVSAGLLTYPPLMASDILLYGTDIVPVGDDQKQHLELTRNLAERFNKQYNDIFTVPDVHIPKIGARIMDLGTPDKKMSKSDENSAGYISMLDDEKTIMKKIKRATTDSEAIVKYDKENKPGVSNLMTIYSLCSGKSINEIEDMYEGKGYGDFKEGVALAVIESLKPIQERYNALINSDELDDILDRGAEKANRVANKMLQKAERAMGLERKRKKK from the coding sequence ATGTCCGTAATTTTTTCAGGCGTTAAACCTACTGGCTTTCCTACATTAGGAAACTATTTAGGCGCATTAAAGCATTTTGTAACCTATCAAGAGGAGAACGATTGTTATTTCTGTGTCGTGAACCAGCACGCCATAACAGTACCTCAAGACAAACTAGAATTGAGAGATAACTCTAGAAAGCTTGCAGCATTATATCTAGCAATTGGAATTGACCCAGAGAAATCAACGTTATTTATTCAATCTGAAGTACCTGCACACGCGAAAATGGGATGGATCATGCAATGTATCTCCTACATGGGTGAGCTTGAACGAATGACGCAATTCAAAGATAAAGCCGATAATCGTGTTGGTGTATCAGCAGGATTATTAACGTATCCCCCATTAATGGCATCTGATATTCTCCTTTATGGAACGGATATTGTACCTGTTGGAGATGATCAGAAGCAACACTTAGAGCTGACTCGAAACCTTGCAGAAAGATTTAACAAGCAATATAACGATATCTTTACTGTACCTGATGTGCATATTCCTAAGATCGGTGCTCGAATAATGGATTTAGGTACACCTGATAAGAAAATGAGTAAGTCAGATGAGAATTCGGCTGGTTATATTTCAATGTTAGATGATGAAAAAACAATCATGAAGAAAATTAAGCGAGCCACTACAGATTCCGAAGCCATCGTAAAGTACGATAAAGAAAATAAGCCTGGAGTATCTAATTTAATGACAATCTATTCATTGTGCTCTGGAAAATCGATTAATGAAATTGAAGATATGTACGAAGGAAAAGGATATGGTGATTTTAAAGAAGGTGTCGCTCTTGCAGTCATCGAGAGTTTAAAACCGATCCAAGAACGTTATAATGCGCTTATCAACTCCGACGAACTAGATGATATTCTAGATCGGGGAGCAGAAAAAGCGAATCGTGTTGCAAACAAAATGCTTCAAAAAGCTGAACGAGCAATGGGACTTGAACGCAAAAGAAAGAAAAAATAG
- a CDS encoding DUF3899 domain-containing protein: protein MKLIKRSIIFILLLLLVGIGAGYFYYETITFLTVLNSVFIVSMFYIIIGSLMFVTRGGFFDAFTLSVRRFMKKGTRYGAIMDDVENIDLPSEVFEYTYTEPLLLTGIVGFLTTVLISFNI, encoded by the coding sequence ATGAAACTTATCAAAAGATCTATCATCTTTATTCTGTTACTATTGTTAGTCGGAATAGGTGCTGGATACTTCTATTATGAAACAATTACATTTTTGACAGTGCTCAATTCTGTGTTCATTGTTTCTATGTTTTATATCATAATCGGTTCATTGATGTTCGTAACGCGTGGTGGTTTCTTTGATGCATTCACGCTAAGTGTGCGCCGATTTATGAAAAAAGGAACAAGGTACGGAGCGATTATGGATGATGTAGAGAACATTGACTTACCATCTGAAGTATTTGAGTATACGTACACTGAACCCTTATTGCTAACAGGTATCGTTGGATTTCTAACAACCGTATTGATTTCGTTCAATATTTAA
- a CDS encoding peptide ABC transporter substrate-binding protein: MRKSKWSLLLTLTLVLSMFLAACSGGDKDSDSSTGGDGDKDKPKEDVPQVLNIIETAEIPTMDSVQGTDAVAFQVMNETMEGLYRLGPDNQPTEGIAESHEVSEDQTVYTFKLRDAKWSNGTPVTAQDFVFSWQKAVDPEVASQYSFIMGPVKNAEAITAGDMKPEELGVEAVDEKTLKVTLERPTPYFLSLTTFATYLPQNEEFVTSQGDKYALEDDTLIYNGPFTLTDWKHEEGWVLKKNPDYWDAENVKLETINVKVVKDPATSVNLYETGKIDRAGLSSEFVNKYKDHEDFKSYGEPVLFYFKYNQTRNEALANVDVRKALSMAINKKDLVDVILNNGSIPAYFSVPKDFVTHPETGEDFNAANGDMLTNDVAKAKEHWEKGLEALGKDKVTLEILGGDTETSKKMQEYFKSQLEENLPGLTIDLKGVPFKQRLELDEAMDYDIQFAGWGPDYLDAMTFVDLWVTDGGHNKMGYSNPEYDKLVKQAKNDLADKPVERFEVMQKAEKLLLEEDAAIGPLYQRGASQLWKPYVKDVPIHSFGPDYSYKWAYIEK, encoded by the coding sequence ATGAGAAAGTCAAAATGGTCATTACTATTAACACTAACTTTAGTGTTAAGCATGTTCCTAGCTGCATGTAGCGGCGGAGACAAAGATTCCGACAGTAGCACTGGCGGAGACGGGGACAAAGACAAACCAAAAGAAGATGTACCTCAAGTTTTAAACATCATTGAAACTGCAGAAATTCCAACGATGGATTCTGTACAAGGTACAGATGCTGTAGCATTCCAAGTTATGAACGAAACAATGGAAGGGCTTTACCGCTTAGGTCCAGACAACCAACCTACTGAAGGTATCGCGGAAAGCCACGAAGTTAGTGAAGACCAAACAGTTTACACGTTCAAGTTACGTGATGCTAAATGGTCAAACGGTACACCTGTTACTGCTCAAGATTTTGTATTCTCTTGGCAAAAAGCAGTGGACCCAGAAGTAGCTTCACAATATTCATTCATCATGGGACCAGTTAAGAACGCGGAAGCGATCACTGCTGGCGACATGAAACCTGAAGAATTAGGTGTAGAAGCTGTAGATGAGAAGACGTTGAAAGTAACGCTTGAGCGTCCAACTCCATACTTCCTTAGCTTGACTACATTTGCGACATACTTACCACAGAACGAAGAGTTTGTTACTTCTCAAGGCGACAAGTACGCACTAGAAGATGACACGTTGATCTACAATGGTCCTTTCACACTAACTGATTGGAAGCACGAAGAAGGATGGGTACTTAAGAAGAACCCTGACTACTGGGATGCTGAAAACGTTAAGCTTGAAACGATCAATGTAAAAGTTGTTAAAGACCCTGCAACATCAGTAAACCTATATGAAACTGGAAAGATTGACCGTGCTGGTCTATCCTCCGAGTTCGTTAACAAGTATAAAGATCACGAAGATTTCAAATCTTACGGAGAGCCTGTACTCTTCTACTTCAAGTATAACCAAACTCGTAACGAAGCATTGGCAAACGTTGATGTACGTAAAGCGTTGAGCATGGCAATCAACAAGAAGGACCTTGTTGACGTTATCCTTAACAACGGATCAATTCCAGCGTACTTCTCTGTACCAAAAGATTTCGTTACACATCCTGAAACAGGTGAAGACTTCAACGCAGCTAATGGCGACATGCTAACGAATGATGTTGCAAAAGCTAAAGAGCATTGGGAAAAAGGTCTTGAAGCTCTTGGAAAAGATAAAGTAACGCTTGAAATCTTAGGTGGAGACACTGAAACTTCTAAGAAAATGCAAGAGTATTTCAAGAGCCAGCTTGAAGAAAACCTTCCTGGTCTTACAATCGACCTTAAAGGTGTACCATTTAAGCAACGACTTGAGCTTGATGAAGCAATGGATTATGACATCCAATTCGCAGGATGGGGTCCTGACTACCTTGACGCTATGACTTTCGTTGACCTTTGGGTAACTGACGGTGGACATAACAAGATGGGCTATTCTAACCCTGAGTATGACAAGCTAGTTAAGCAAGCTAAGAACGATCTTGCTGACAAGCCTGTAGAGCGTTTCGAAGTAATGCAAAAAGCTGAGAAACTTCTACTTGAAGAAGATGCTGCAATCGGACCACTTTACCAACGTGGAGCTTCTCAATTGTGGAAGCCTTATGTTAAAGATGTACCGATTCACTCATTCGGACCTGACTACAGCTATAAGTGGGCTTATATCGAGAAATAA
- the opp3b gene encoding oligopeptide ABC transporter permease has protein sequence MKGYIFQRVVYMVITLLLIASATFFLMKVMPGTPLSNAEKLTAEQEVIILEKYGLNDPVPVQYIKYMANVVTGDLGVSFQFDGRGVTGLILDRIGPSAQLGLQAMIFGSIFGILLGIVSAIRYNTIWDYSATMIAVIGKSIPSFVFAALLQYYIGVKLQWFPVAFWEGWEYSVLPTIALATFVVAIAARFTRTEMLEVMSQDFITTARAKGVSGFAVVFKHGIRNALIPLVTIMGPLAIGLMTGSLVIENIFAIPGLGEQFVRSIQTNDYPVIMGTTLFLSFFLILIILIVDILYGVIDPRIRLAGGKD, from the coding sequence ATGAAAGGTTATATCTTTCAACGTGTGGTGTATATGGTTATCACACTGCTCCTCATTGCATCAGCGACGTTTTTCCTTATGAAGGTAATGCCAGGGACGCCCCTGAGTAATGCGGAAAAGCTGACTGCTGAGCAAGAAGTGATCATATTAGAAAAATACGGGCTTAATGACCCCGTCCCCGTTCAATATATTAAGTATATGGCAAATGTCGTCACAGGAGATTTAGGCGTCTCGTTTCAATTCGACGGACGAGGTGTAACTGGTTTAATCTTGGATCGAATCGGTCCTTCTGCACAATTAGGACTTCAAGCAATGATCTTTGGATCAATTTTTGGGATATTACTTGGGATCGTATCAGCCATTCGGTATAACACGATTTGGGATTACAGCGCAACGATGATTGCGGTAATCGGTAAATCAATCCCTAGTTTCGTATTCGCAGCCTTATTGCAATATTATATCGGTGTTAAGTTACAATGGTTCCCAGTTGCCTTCTGGGAAGGTTGGGAATATTCGGTACTTCCAACAATTGCATTAGCTACGTTTGTTGTAGCAATTGCTGCTCGTTTCACACGAACAGAAATGCTTGAGGTAATGAGTCAAGACTTCATTACAACAGCGAGAGCAAAAGGTGTGAGCGGATTTGCTGTTGTATTCAAACATGGTATCCGTAACGCATTAATACCTTTGGTTACTATTATGGGACCTTTAGCGATTGGTCTAATGACTGGTTCACTCGTTATCGAAAACATATTTGCAATCCCGGGATTAGGTGAACAATTCGTTCGATCCATTCAAACGAATGATTACCCAGTAATCATGGGTACAACATTATTTCTATCATTTTTCTTAATATTGATTATCTTAATAGTTGATATTCTTTACGGTGTAATTGATCCAAGAATTCGTTTAGCTGGGGGGAAAGACTAA
- the opp3C gene encoding oligopeptide ABC transporter permease, translating into MSKRENEVTNELFQPAHMDTESSEKIAGPSLSFWQDAWIRLRKNKAAIVGVIILLALGILAIFGPMMNQYGFDDQNLRRANLPAKVPGIEKLGIMDGTDEMGNDMYELKGVEEGTYFWFGTDGLGRDQWTRIWSGTRVSLYIALLAAAIDMVIGVAYGGISAYYGGRVDNVLQRIVEILIGIPNLVIVILMILVLDPGIISITVALTITGWIGMSRIVRGQMLKLKGQEFVLAARTLGASDNKIISKHLIPNVLGVIIINTMFTIPAAIFFEAFLSFIGLGLQPPLASLGTLIDEGYKNMQIFPYQMIYPSIVISLIMIAFNVVADGLRDALDPKMRE; encoded by the coding sequence ATGAGCAAACGTGAAAACGAAGTAACTAATGAGCTATTTCAACCTGCTCATATGGATACTGAAAGCAGTGAAAAGATTGCTGGCCCCAGTTTAAGCTTCTGGCAAGATGCATGGATCAGATTACGTAAAAACAAAGCTGCTATTGTTGGGGTAATTATCCTATTAGCGCTTGGTATTCTTGCGATATTTGGACCAATGATGAATCAATACGGTTTTGATGATCAAAATCTTAGGCGTGCTAATCTACCAGCAAAGGTACCTGGAATTGAAAAGCTAGGGATCATGGATGGAACAGATGAAATGGGCAACGATATGTACGAACTTAAAGGAGTAGAGGAAGGTACTTACTTCTGGTTTGGTACAGATGGACTTGGGCGTGATCAGTGGACACGTATTTGGTCAGGAACTCGAGTTTCGTTGTATATTGCTTTACTTGCAGCCGCGATTGATATGGTAATTGGTGTAGCGTATGGTGGGATTTCAGCTTATTACGGCGGACGTGTGGATAATGTCCTTCAACGTATCGTTGAGATTCTAATTGGTATTCCGAACTTAGTCATAGTTATTCTAATGATTCTCGTTCTGGATCCTGGGATCATTTCGATCACTGTCGCCTTGACGATAACCGGTTGGATAGGGATGTCGAGGATAGTTCGTGGTCAAATGTTGAAGCTGAAAGGACAAGAATTTGTTTTAGCAGCTCGTACACTAGGTGCTTCAGATAATAAAATTATTTCTAAACATTTAATTCCAAACGTACTTGGAGTCATCATCATTAATACGATGTTTACGATTCCAGCTGCGATATTCTTTGAAGCATTCTTAAGCTTTATCGGATTAGGTTTACAGCCACCATTAGCTTCATTAGGTACGTTGATTGATGAAGGGTATAAAAATATGCAAATCTTCCCTTATCAAATGATTTATCCGTCGATTGTCATCAGTTTGATCATGATCGCATTTAACGTAGTAGCCGATGGATTACGCGACGCACTTGATCCGAAAATGAGAGAATAG
- a CDS encoding ABC transporter ATP-binding protein, translated as MEKILEVKNLHVSFDTFAGEVEAVRGVNIDLTKGETLAIVGESGSGKSVTSKSIMRLIPNPPGRIKEGEILFEGKDLAQYSEREMQRIRGSEISMIFQDPMTSLNPTMTIGKQIMEGLRIHQKMSKSQATARAIELLKLVGIPNAESRLKQYPHQFSGGMRQRVVIAIALACNPKILIADEPTTALDVTIQAQILDLMRDLQDKTGTAIILITHDLGVVANAAQRVAVMYGGQIVETGTVDEIFYKPQHPYTWGLLASMPKVGDSGTELIAIPGSPPDLSDPPKGCPFAARCPHAMQVCIDHMPDATEVSGSHQAACWLLDERAPKVEKPEAATIGGAR; from the coding sequence ATGGAAAAAATTCTAGAAGTAAAAAACTTACACGTATCATTTGACACCTTTGCCGGTGAAGTTGAGGCGGTAAGAGGTGTGAATATAGATTTAACTAAAGGGGAAACCTTGGCGATCGTTGGTGAGTCAGGTTCTGGTAAATCCGTTACTTCCAAAAGTATCATGCGATTGATTCCGAACCCGCCTGGTCGAATTAAAGAAGGAGAGATCCTTTTTGAAGGTAAGGATTTAGCCCAATATTCAGAGCGAGAAATGCAGAGAATTAGAGGTTCAGAGATTTCTATGATCTTCCAAGATCCTATGACTTCATTGAATCCGACGATGACAATCGGAAAGCAGATTATGGAAGGGCTTCGGATTCACCAAAAGATGTCGAAGTCCCAAGCAACCGCACGAGCAATCGAGCTATTGAAGCTTGTTGGTATTCCAAATGCAGAGTCACGTCTTAAGCAATATCCTCACCAATTTTCTGGTGGTATGAGACAACGTGTCGTAATCGCGATTGCACTAGCGTGTAATCCTAAGATTCTAATTGCGGATGAGCCAACAACTGCTCTAGACGTAACAATTCAAGCACAGATTCTAGATTTAATGAGAGATCTTCAAGATAAAACAGGTACAGCGATCATCTTAATTACACATGATTTAGGTGTTGTTGCAAATGCTGCACAAAGAGTCGCAGTCATGTATGGTGGACAAATCGTTGAAACGGGTACAGTCGATGAAATCTTCTATAAGCCACAGCACCCTTATACATGGGGACTGTTGGCATCTATGCCGAAAGTTGGAGATTCTGGTACTGAATTGATTGCGATTCCAGGCTCACCTCCTGACTTGAGTGATCCTCCTAAAGGCTGTCCGTTTGCGGCTCGTTGTCCACATGCGATGCAAGTCTGCATCGATCACATGCCAGATGCGACAGAAGTTTCTGGATCGCACCAAGCGGCTTGTTGGTTACTGGATGAGAGAGCACCTAAGGTTGAAAAACCTGAAGCAGCAACAATTGGAGGTGCACGTTAA
- a CDS encoding ABC transporter ATP-binding protein has translation MATREKLVEVKNLKKYFDMGKGQHLKAVDDVSFDIYKGETLGLVGESGCGKSTTGRTIIRLYGATDGSVTFNGEDVHGKKDKTKLKEFNRKMQMIFQDPYASLNPRMTVKDIIAEGIDIHGLANSKEERLEKVYDLLETVGLNKEHANRYPHEFSGGQRQRIGIARALAVDPDFIIADEPISALDVSIQAQVVNLMQKLQRERGLTYLFIAHDLSMVKHISDRVGVMYLGNLVELTESDTLYNEPLHPYTQALLSAIPVPDPELERSRERIILEGDVPSPVSPPSGCRFRTRCPHAMDICAKAVPQWQEAREGHYVACHLYDDELKENQ, from the coding sequence ATGGCAACTAGAGAAAAGTTAGTAGAAGTTAAGAACTTAAAAAAATACTTCGACATGGGTAAAGGACAGCACTTGAAAGCTGTCGATGATGTTTCTTTTGATATATACAAAGGTGAAACACTTGGACTTGTTGGAGAGTCGGGTTGTGGAAAGTCTACAACAGGACGAACGATTATCCGCCTTTACGGAGCGACTGATGGTTCAGTCACTTTCAACGGGGAAGATGTTCATGGCAAAAAGGACAAAACGAAGTTAAAGGAATTCAACCGTAAGATGCAAATGATCTTCCAAGATCCATATGCATCATTGAATCCAAGAATGACTGTTAAAGATATCATTGCAGAAGGTATTGATATCCATGGTCTTGCGAATTCGAAAGAAGAAAGACTTGAGAAAGTTTATGATCTTCTTGAAACAGTTGGATTGAATAAAGAACACGCGAACCGTTATCCACATGAATTTAGTGGTGGACAACGTCAACGTATTGGGATAGCTCGTGCACTAGCTGTCGATCCAGACTTTATCATTGCTGATGAGCCAATCTCAGCACTAGATGTTTCGATTCAAGCTCAGGTTGTTAACTTGATGCAAAAGCTTCAACGAGAGCGCGGTTTGACATACTTGTTCATTGCGCATGATCTTTCAATGGTTAAACACATTTCTGATCGTGTTGGCGTTATGTATCTAGGAAACTTAGTCGAGCTAACCGAAAGTGATACACTATACAATGAGCCGCTACACCCATATACGCAGGCTTTACTTTCTGCGATTCCAGTTCCAGATCCGGAATTAGAACGTAGTCGTGAGCGTATTATTCTTGAAGGAGATGTACCAAGTCCGGTATCACCTCCAAGTGGATGTCGCTTTAGAACAAGATGTCCACATGCAATGGATATATGTGCTAAGGCTGTTCCTCAATGGCAGGAAGCTAGAGAAGGCCATTATGTAGCATGTCACTTATATGATGACGAGCTGAAAGAAAACCAATAA
- a CDS encoding DegV family protein has protein sequence MPIAFVLDSGSDYLGQEDTIETSCPVHVVSLNVNFKNEDTYLDGIDLTHEAFYDKMRNSKELPKTSQPAPQKFFETFNRLIEEGFEVIYLGIASGLSGTFQSANVAKEMLSEENQMKLHMVDTETVSAGVIYLLQYADSLVHNGLNAKEVHEKLEERKKNVAGIILLETLENLKKGGRISALQGRVGGFLNIKPLLSVGQNTVETLDNFRGKKKGIRKLTEMLSDWRENHDELFIVHSYPSRQMVMDHFKEQFSFDTFKKIRYIKLGSVIGTYGGENSIGFIKY, from the coding sequence ATGCCTATAGCATTTGTTTTGGATAGTGGAAGCGATTACTTAGGACAAGAGGATACAATTGAAACATCTTGCCCAGTACATGTTGTTTCCCTAAATGTGAATTTTAAAAATGAAGACACTTACTTAGATGGAATAGATCTCACACATGAAGCTTTCTACGATAAAATGAGAAATTCAAAAGAACTACCTAAAACGAGTCAACCAGCTCCACAAAAATTCTTTGAGACGTTTAACAGGTTAATTGAAGAAGGCTTTGAGGTAATCTATTTAGGTATTGCAAGTGGCTTAAGTGGTACATTTCAAAGTGCGAATGTTGCTAAAGAAATGCTTTCAGAAGAGAACCAAATGAAACTTCATATGGTAGATACGGAAACTGTCTCTGCTGGCGTCATTTATTTATTGCAATATGCTGATTCTCTAGTTCATAACGGTCTTAACGCGAAAGAAGTACACGAGAAATTAGAAGAACGAAAAAAGAATGTTGCTGGAATTATACTACTTGAAACATTAGAGAACCTAAAAAAAGGTGGAAGAATTTCCGCACTCCAAGGAAGGGTTGGGGGGTTTCTTAACATCAAACCTCTCCTTAGTGTAGGTCAAAACACAGTTGAAACTCTTGATAATTTTAGAGGGAAGAAAAAGGGTATTCGTAAACTGACAGAAATGCTATCCGATTGGAGAGAAAATCATGATGAACTTTTCATCGTGCATAGCTATCCTTCTCGTCAAATGGTAATGGATCATTTTAAAGAACAGTTTTCTTTTGATACATTTAAGAAAATTCGATATATTAAGCTCGGTAGTGTAATAGGTACGTATGGTGGCGAAAATTCAATAGGTTTTATTAAATATTAA